From Pseudorasbora parva isolate DD20220531a chromosome 25, ASM2467924v1, whole genome shotgun sequence, one genomic window encodes:
- the LOC137065065 gene encoding EZH inhibitory protein-like isoform X1 encodes MFLSAASRDHISEVHSLTAPPPFISLSISPGSLLHTLSSLPVAWRESERFAPRHLCVSRAARMRYSCLTFTPNASQHVDSSRRARSKRRVGPTPASHGREGFWVDDYCAHLTLAIKLTPAVYLRRTSADSSASVFREKQQPSHSERNSISRPTPRETASAVPLREKQHQPSHSERNSISRPTPRETASAVPLREKQHQPSHSERNSISRPTPRETASAVPLREKQHQPSHSERNSISRPTPRETASAVPLREKQHQPSHSERNSSVQDDAITHAVSQLTGSHSKTCLSSVNCWSYNIYFKILVYF; translated from the exons ATGTTCTTATCAGCTGCTTCACGGGATCACATATCAGAGGTACATTCTCTCACAGCCCCTCCTCCGTTtatctctctctccatctctccagGAAGTCTTCTTCACACTCTTTCCTCTCTTCCTGTTGCATGGAGAGAGTCCGAACGGTTTGCGCCACGGCATCTTTGTGTAAGTCGAGCTGCACGCATGCGTTATTCATGTCTGACATTTACTCCAAACGCTTCACAGCATGTCGACAGCTCACGACGAGCGAGATCTAAACGCCGCGTGGGACCAACTCCAGCCTCTCACGGCCGAGAGGGATTCTGGGTCGACGATTATTGTGCTCATTTAACACTCGCAATTAAACTCACACCTGCAGTTTACCTGAGACGAACCTCGGCCGACTCTTCTG catcagttttccgagagaaacagcagccgtcccactccgagagaaacagcatcagccgtcccactccgagagaaacagcatcagccgtcccactccgagagaaacagcatcagccgtcccactccgagagaaacagcatcagccgtcccactccgagagaaacagcatcagccgtcccactccgagagaaacagcatcagccgtcccactccgagagaaacagcatcagccgtcccactccgagagaaacagcatcagccgtcccactccgagagaaacagcatcagccgtcccactccgagagaaacagcatcagccgtcccactccgagagaaacagcatcagccgtcccactccgagagaaacagcatcagccgtcccactccgagagaaacagttcggttcaagacgacgctatcacgcatgcagtatctcagctcaccggctctcacagcaaaacatgtctcagttcagtgaactgttggagttacaacatatacttcaagatattagtttatttctag
- the LOC137065065 gene encoding serine/arginine repetitive matrix protein 1-like isoform X2, with translation MERVRTVCATASLSSVFREKQQPSHSERNSISRPTPRETASAVPLREKQHQPSHSERNSISRPTPRETASAVPLREKQHQPSHSERNSISRPTPRETASAVPLREKQHQPSHSERNSISRPTPRETASAVPLREKQHQPSHSERNSSVQDDAITHAVSQLTGSHSKTCLSSVNCWSYNIYFKILVYF, from the exons ATGGAGAGAGTCCGAACGGTTTGCGCCACGGCATCTTTGT catcagttttccgagagaaacagcagccgtcccactccgagagaaacagcatcagccgtcccactccgagagaaacagcatcagccgtcccactccgagagaaacagcatcagccgtcccactccgagagaaacagcatcagccgtcccactccgagagaaacagcatcagccgtcccactccgagagaaacagcatcagccgtcccactccgagagaaacagcatcagccgtcccactccgagagaaacagcatcagccgtcccactccgagagaaacagcatcagccgtcccactccgagagaaacagcatcagccgtcccactccgagagaaacagcatcagccgtcccactccgagagaaacagcatcagccgtcccactccgagagaaacagttcggttcaagacgacgctatcacgcatgcagtatctcagctcaccggctctcacagcaaaacatgtctcagttcagtgaactgttggagttacaacatatacttcaagatattagtttatttctag